A portion of the Scleropages formosus chromosome 15, fSclFor1.1, whole genome shotgun sequence genome contains these proteins:
- the fbxo34 gene encoding F-box only protein 34 isoform X4: MMTSCRSAPYREVQNPSWRIANMHLKSSYPKSQKKELQLESSHENTRGLHSQKGPFRTEHASLGTTLGNTKIARHPFGIISTNTLCSSSAIPSVTKVPTESSCETRVWNGHDGEGPLDIWAVIKPGNTKEKIAIFAAQCAHTGDTAGDLTRTVGRNLGVRAVSMKIKSCWEVEGSIAKRRKWSSNPDRQQRPEHQKMWRESAIERLCFGEMMAPPAVQSEERHCREVEVDGSEGGRTLSVVEIVANFEQMACDQQVDFSKPCPLRSALPKVGSSLADQPGRLPPLEDRIEEGECVRVLDMVAKLDSECLKQQCEKEAGSLSRNNSLRRSVGRVLLAGTGACIASAQGQPEPLHELGEGSKGCAEATSSQIPSEATIADGGKDFGHGVPFNAAETMFSCKVQGCKVLNLAQDGKFSTEPMCPPKDERNVELEQEEVRVGSEPCVVNRQEPLPGSLFFSQQLCVKEQHTLPSAIGSPLQVKNTKPPESPCNQEEDGLQSYSLVLTDKWNKEKVDAAQDKDVADTERSQFPLRRMVSHEFLEMRFKIQLLLEPQQYMAFLPHHIMVKIFGLLPTKTLAALKCTCHYFKFIIESYGVRPADSRWVSDPRYKDDPCKQCKKRYGQGDVSLCRWHHKPYCQALPYGPGYWMCCHGSQKDTPGCNVGLHDNRWVPTFHNMPVYKKARDGEEDSS; this comes from the exons GATTGCTAACATGCACTTAAAGTCGTCATATCCAAAGTCCCAAAAGAAGGAACTTCAACTGGAGTCAAGCCATGAGAACACAAGAGGCCTTCATAGCCAAAAAGGGCCGTTCAGGACAGAGCATGCTTCCCTGGGAACCACACTCGGTAACACCAAAATTGCCCGACACCCCTTTGGGATCATCTCCACCAACACCCTTTGCAGCAGCAGTGCCATCCCATCAGTCACCAAGGTGCCTACAGAGTCATCATGTGAAACTAGGGTCTGGAATG GGCATGATGGCGAGGGGCCTTTGGACATCTGGGCTGTCatcaaacctggcaacacaaaggaaaaaatagcAATTTTTGCTGCACAGTGTGCTCATACTGGTGATACTGCTGGAGACCTCACCAGGACTGTGGGCAGGAACCTTGGTGTTCGGGCAGTGTCCATGAAGATCAAAAGTTGCTGGGAGGTGGAAGGGTCCATTGCTAAACGCCGGAAAtggtcttcaaatccagacagGCAACAGAGGCCAGAGCACCAAAAAATGTGGCGCGAGAGTGCAATTGAGCGGCTGTGCTTTGGTGAAATGATGGCTCCTCCAGCTGTCCAGTCTGAGGAACGGCATTGCAGAGAAGTTGAGGTTGATGGATCAGAGGGTGGCAGGACTCTTTCAGTGGTAGAAATAGTGGCAAATTTTGAACAGATGGCATGTGACCAGCAGGTGGACTTTTCTAAACCATGCCCCCTACGCAGTGCTTTACCAAAGGTGGGGTCATCACTGGCTGACCAACCAGGAAGACTCCCTCCTTTGGAAGACAGGATAGAGGAGGGCGAGTGCGTGCGGGTACTGGACATGGTGGCTAAGCTGGATTCCGAATGCCTGAAGCAGCAGTGTGAAAAAGAAGCTGGAAGCTTGTCACGCAACAACAGCCTGCGCAGGAGTGTGGGTCGGGTACTGCTGgcaggaaccggagcctgcaTAGCATCTGCACAGGGTCAGCCAGAACCTCTGCATGAACTGGGTGAAGGTTCAAAAGGCTGTGCAGAAGCTACTAGCTCTCAAATCCCTTCTGAGGCAACAATTGCAGATGGAGGGAAGGACTTTGGGCATGGTGTTCCTTTCAATGCTGCAGAGACCATGTTCTCCTGCAAGGTCCAGGGCTGTAAGGTGCTTAACCTGGCACAGGATGGAAAGTTTAGCACAGAGCCTATGTGTCCCCCAAAGGATGAGCGGAATGTGGAGCTTGAGCAGGAAGAGGTGAGGGTAGGGAGCGAGCCTTGCGTTGTCAATCGTCAGGAACCGCTCCCAGGCAGCTTGTTCTTCTCACAGCAATTATGTGTGAAGGAGCAGCACACTCTTCCTTCTGCCATAGGAAGTCCTCTCCAGGTAAAGAACACAAAGCCACCAGAATCCCCCTGCAACCAAGAGGAAGATGGCCTTCAGTCTTACTCTTTAGTGTTGACTGATAAGTGGAACAAAGAGAAGGTAGATGCTGCGCAGGACAAGGATGTTGCTGACACTGAGCGCTCCCAGTTTCCGCTTCGCCGCATGGTCTCCCATGAGTTCCTTGAGATGCGTTTCAAGATCCAGCTCCTTCTGGAGCCACAGCAGTATATGGCCTTTCTACCCCACCACATCATGGTGAAAATCTTTGGCCTCCTGCCCACCAAAACACTGGCTGCTCTCAAGTGCACCTGCCATTATTTCAAGTTCATCATTGAGAGTTACGGTGTGCGGCCTGCTGACTCTCGCTGGGTCTCAGACCCCCGCTACAAGGATGACCCCTGCAAGCAGTGCAAGAAGCGCTATGGCCAGGGTGATGTTTCCCTCTGCCGCTGGCACCACAAGCCCTACTGCCAGGCTCTGCCATATGGGCCAGGGTATTGGATGTGTTGCCATGGTTCCCAGAAGGACACTCCTGGCTGTAATGTTGGCCTTCATGACAACCGCTGGGTCCCCACCTTCCATAACATGCCAGTGTACAAAAAAGCCAGAGACGGCGAGGAAGATTCTTCATGA
- the fbxo34 gene encoding F-box only protein 34 isoform X3, translated as MVPHSTCITAPKGSKKDCTKNGVCLEVMPCSTKTGIANMHLKSSYPKSQKKELQLESSHENTRGLHSQKGPFRTEHASLGTTLGNTKIARHPFGIISTNTLCSSSAIPSVTKVPTESSCETRVWNGHDGEGPLDIWAVIKPGNTKEKIAIFAAQCAHTGDTAGDLTRTVGRNLGVRAVSMKIKSCWEVEGSIAKRRKWSSNPDRQQRPEHQKMWRESAIERLCFGEMMAPPAVQSEERHCREVEVDGSEGGRTLSVVEIVANFEQMACDQQVDFSKPCPLRSALPKVGSSLADQPGRLPPLEDRIEEGECVRVLDMVAKLDSECLKQQCEKEAGSLSRNNSLRRSVGRVLLAGTGACIASAQGQPEPLHELGEGSKGCAEATSSQIPSEATIADGGKDFGHGVPFNAAETMFSCKVQGCKVLNLAQDGKFSTEPMCPPKDERNVELEQEEVRVGSEPCVVNRQEPLPGSLFFSQQLCVKEQHTLPSAIGSPLQVKNTKPPESPCNQEEDGLQSYSLVLTDKWNKEKVDAAQDKDVADTERSQFPLRRMVSHEFLEMRFKIQLLLEPQQYMAFLPHHIMVKIFGLLPTKTLAALKCTCHYFKFIIESYGVRPADSRWVSDPRYKDDPCKQCKKRYGQGDVSLCRWHHKPYCQALPYGPGYWMCCHGSQKDTPGCNVGLHDNRWVPTFHNMPVYKKARDGEEDSS; from the exons ATGGTTCCACATTCAACATGTATTACTGCTCCTAAGGGATCCAAGAAAGACTGCACTAAGAATGGAGTTTGCCTGGAAGTCATGCCTTGTTCTACTAAAACTGG GATTGCTAACATGCACTTAAAGTCGTCATATCCAAAGTCCCAAAAGAAGGAACTTCAACTGGAGTCAAGCCATGAGAACACAAGAGGCCTTCATAGCCAAAAAGGGCCGTTCAGGACAGAGCATGCTTCCCTGGGAACCACACTCGGTAACACCAAAATTGCCCGACACCCCTTTGGGATCATCTCCACCAACACCCTTTGCAGCAGCAGTGCCATCCCATCAGTCACCAAGGTGCCTACAGAGTCATCATGTGAAACTAGGGTCTGGAATG GGCATGATGGCGAGGGGCCTTTGGACATCTGGGCTGTCatcaaacctggcaacacaaaggaaaaaatagcAATTTTTGCTGCACAGTGTGCTCATACTGGTGATACTGCTGGAGACCTCACCAGGACTGTGGGCAGGAACCTTGGTGTTCGGGCAGTGTCCATGAAGATCAAAAGTTGCTGGGAGGTGGAAGGGTCCATTGCTAAACGCCGGAAAtggtcttcaaatccagacagGCAACAGAGGCCAGAGCACCAAAAAATGTGGCGCGAGAGTGCAATTGAGCGGCTGTGCTTTGGTGAAATGATGGCTCCTCCAGCTGTCCAGTCTGAGGAACGGCATTGCAGAGAAGTTGAGGTTGATGGATCAGAGGGTGGCAGGACTCTTTCAGTGGTAGAAATAGTGGCAAATTTTGAACAGATGGCATGTGACCAGCAGGTGGACTTTTCTAAACCATGCCCCCTACGCAGTGCTTTACCAAAGGTGGGGTCATCACTGGCTGACCAACCAGGAAGACTCCCTCCTTTGGAAGACAGGATAGAGGAGGGCGAGTGCGTGCGGGTACTGGACATGGTGGCTAAGCTGGATTCCGAATGCCTGAAGCAGCAGTGTGAAAAAGAAGCTGGAAGCTTGTCACGCAACAACAGCCTGCGCAGGAGTGTGGGTCGGGTACTGCTGgcaggaaccggagcctgcaTAGCATCTGCACAGGGTCAGCCAGAACCTCTGCATGAACTGGGTGAAGGTTCAAAAGGCTGTGCAGAAGCTACTAGCTCTCAAATCCCTTCTGAGGCAACAATTGCAGATGGAGGGAAGGACTTTGGGCATGGTGTTCCTTTCAATGCTGCAGAGACCATGTTCTCCTGCAAGGTCCAGGGCTGTAAGGTGCTTAACCTGGCACAGGATGGAAAGTTTAGCACAGAGCCTATGTGTCCCCCAAAGGATGAGCGGAATGTGGAGCTTGAGCAGGAAGAGGTGAGGGTAGGGAGCGAGCCTTGCGTTGTCAATCGTCAGGAACCGCTCCCAGGCAGCTTGTTCTTCTCACAGCAATTATGTGTGAAGGAGCAGCACACTCTTCCTTCTGCCATAGGAAGTCCTCTCCAGGTAAAGAACACAAAGCCACCAGAATCCCCCTGCAACCAAGAGGAAGATGGCCTTCAGTCTTACTCTTTAGTGTTGACTGATAAGTGGAACAAAGAGAAGGTAGATGCTGCGCAGGACAAGGATGTTGCTGACACTGAGCGCTCCCAGTTTCCGCTTCGCCGCATGGTCTCCCATGAGTTCCTTGAGATGCGTTTCAAGATCCAGCTCCTTCTGGAGCCACAGCAGTATATGGCCTTTCTACCCCACCACATCATGGTGAAAATCTTTGGCCTCCTGCCCACCAAAACACTGGCTGCTCTCAAGTGCACCTGCCATTATTTCAAGTTCATCATTGAGAGTTACGGTGTGCGGCCTGCTGACTCTCGCTGGGTCTCAGACCCCCGCTACAAGGATGACCCCTGCAAGCAGTGCAAGAAGCGCTATGGCCAGGGTGATGTTTCCCTCTGCCGCTGGCACCACAAGCCCTACTGCCAGGCTCTGCCATATGGGCCAGGGTATTGGATGTGTTGCCATGGTTCCCAGAAGGACACTCCTGGCTGTAATGTTGGCCTTCATGACAACCGCTGGGTCCCCACCTTCCATAACATGCCAGTGTACAAAAAAGCCAGAGACGGCGAGGAAGATTCTTCATGA
- the fbxo34 gene encoding F-box only protein 34 isoform X1, producing the protein MVPHSTCITAPKGSKKDCTKNGVCLEVMPCSTKTGIANMHLKSSYPKSQKKELQLESSHENTRGLHSQKGPFRTEHASLGTTLGNTKIARHPFGIISTNTLCSSSAIPSVTKVPTESSCETRVWNGKASSVKVFNSLLLLSTVSESDMRIYSGHDGEGPLDIWAVIKPGNTKEKIAIFAAQCAHTGDTAGDLTRTVGRNLGVRAVSMKIKSCWEVEGSIAKRRKWSSNPDRQQRPEHQKMWRESAIERLCFGEMMAPPAVQSEERHCREVEVDGSEGGRTLSVVEIVANFEQMACDQQVDFSKPCPLRSALPKVGSSLADQPGRLPPLEDRIEEGECVRVLDMVAKLDSECLKQQCEKEAGSLSRNNSLRRSVGRVLLAGTGACIASAQGQPEPLHELGEGSKGCAEATSSQIPSEATIADGGKDFGHGVPFNAAETMFSCKVQGCKVLNLAQDGKFSTEPMCPPKDERNVELEQEEVRVGSEPCVVNRQEPLPGSLFFSQQLCVKEQHTLPSAIGSPLQVKNTKPPESPCNQEEDGLQSYSLVLTDKWNKEKVDAAQDKDVADTERSQFPLRRMVSHEFLEMRFKIQLLLEPQQYMAFLPHHIMVKIFGLLPTKTLAALKCTCHYFKFIIESYGVRPADSRWVSDPRYKDDPCKQCKKRYGQGDVSLCRWHHKPYCQALPYGPGYWMCCHGSQKDTPGCNVGLHDNRWVPTFHNMPVYKKARDGEEDSS; encoded by the exons ATGGTTCCACATTCAACATGTATTACTGCTCCTAAGGGATCCAAGAAAGACTGCACTAAGAATGGAGTTTGCCTGGAAGTCATGCCTTGTTCTACTAAAACTGG GATTGCTAACATGCACTTAAAGTCGTCATATCCAAAGTCCCAAAAGAAGGAACTTCAACTGGAGTCAAGCCATGAGAACACAAGAGGCCTTCATAGCCAAAAAGGGCCGTTCAGGACAGAGCATGCTTCCCTGGGAACCACACTCGGTAACACCAAAATTGCCCGACACCCCTTTGGGATCATCTCCACCAACACCCTTTGCAGCAGCAGTGCCATCCCATCAGTCACCAAGGTGCCTACAGAGTCATCATGTGAAACTAGGGTCTGGAATGGTAAGGCATCCTCTGTCAAGGTCTTCAATTCTTTACTACTGCTTTCTACTGTGTCAGAAAGTGACATGCGAATCTACTCAGGGCATGATGGCGAGGGGCCTTTGGACATCTGGGCTGTCatcaaacctggcaacacaaaggaaaaaatagcAATTTTTGCTGCACAGTGTGCTCATACTGGTGATACTGCTGGAGACCTCACCAGGACTGTGGGCAGGAACCTTGGTGTTCGGGCAGTGTCCATGAAGATCAAAAGTTGCTGGGAGGTGGAAGGGTCCATTGCTAAACGCCGGAAAtggtcttcaaatccagacagGCAACAGAGGCCAGAGCACCAAAAAATGTGGCGCGAGAGTGCAATTGAGCGGCTGTGCTTTGGTGAAATGATGGCTCCTCCAGCTGTCCAGTCTGAGGAACGGCATTGCAGAGAAGTTGAGGTTGATGGATCAGAGGGTGGCAGGACTCTTTCAGTGGTAGAAATAGTGGCAAATTTTGAACAGATGGCATGTGACCAGCAGGTGGACTTTTCTAAACCATGCCCCCTACGCAGTGCTTTACCAAAGGTGGGGTCATCACTGGCTGACCAACCAGGAAGACTCCCTCCTTTGGAAGACAGGATAGAGGAGGGCGAGTGCGTGCGGGTACTGGACATGGTGGCTAAGCTGGATTCCGAATGCCTGAAGCAGCAGTGTGAAAAAGAAGCTGGAAGCTTGTCACGCAACAACAGCCTGCGCAGGAGTGTGGGTCGGGTACTGCTGgcaggaaccggagcctgcaTAGCATCTGCACAGGGTCAGCCAGAACCTCTGCATGAACTGGGTGAAGGTTCAAAAGGCTGTGCAGAAGCTACTAGCTCTCAAATCCCTTCTGAGGCAACAATTGCAGATGGAGGGAAGGACTTTGGGCATGGTGTTCCTTTCAATGCTGCAGAGACCATGTTCTCCTGCAAGGTCCAGGGCTGTAAGGTGCTTAACCTGGCACAGGATGGAAAGTTTAGCACAGAGCCTATGTGTCCCCCAAAGGATGAGCGGAATGTGGAGCTTGAGCAGGAAGAGGTGAGGGTAGGGAGCGAGCCTTGCGTTGTCAATCGTCAGGAACCGCTCCCAGGCAGCTTGTTCTTCTCACAGCAATTATGTGTGAAGGAGCAGCACACTCTTCCTTCTGCCATAGGAAGTCCTCTCCAGGTAAAGAACACAAAGCCACCAGAATCCCCCTGCAACCAAGAGGAAGATGGCCTTCAGTCTTACTCTTTAGTGTTGACTGATAAGTGGAACAAAGAGAAGGTAGATGCTGCGCAGGACAAGGATGTTGCTGACACTGAGCGCTCCCAGTTTCCGCTTCGCCGCATGGTCTCCCATGAGTTCCTTGAGATGCGTTTCAAGATCCAGCTCCTTCTGGAGCCACAGCAGTATATGGCCTTTCTACCCCACCACATCATGGTGAAAATCTTTGGCCTCCTGCCCACCAAAACACTGGCTGCTCTCAAGTGCACCTGCCATTATTTCAAGTTCATCATTGAGAGTTACGGTGTGCGGCCTGCTGACTCTCGCTGGGTCTCAGACCCCCGCTACAAGGATGACCCCTGCAAGCAGTGCAAGAAGCGCTATGGCCAGGGTGATGTTTCCCTCTGCCGCTGGCACCACAAGCCCTACTGCCAGGCTCTGCCATATGGGCCAGGGTATTGGATGTGTTGCCATGGTTCCCAGAAGGACACTCCTGGCTGTAATGTTGGCCTTCATGACAACCGCTGGGTCCCCACCTTCCATAACATGCCAGTGTACAAAAAAGCCAGAGACGGCGAGGAAGATTCTTCATGA
- the fbxo34 gene encoding F-box only protein 34 isoform X2, which yields MMTSCRSAPYREVQNPSWRIANMHLKSSYPKSQKKELQLESSHENTRGLHSQKGPFRTEHASLGTTLGNTKIARHPFGIISTNTLCSSSAIPSVTKVPTESSCETRVWNGKASSVKVFNSLLLLSTVSESDMRIYSGHDGEGPLDIWAVIKPGNTKEKIAIFAAQCAHTGDTAGDLTRTVGRNLGVRAVSMKIKSCWEVEGSIAKRRKWSSNPDRQQRPEHQKMWRESAIERLCFGEMMAPPAVQSEERHCREVEVDGSEGGRTLSVVEIVANFEQMACDQQVDFSKPCPLRSALPKVGSSLADQPGRLPPLEDRIEEGECVRVLDMVAKLDSECLKQQCEKEAGSLSRNNSLRRSVGRVLLAGTGACIASAQGQPEPLHELGEGSKGCAEATSSQIPSEATIADGGKDFGHGVPFNAAETMFSCKVQGCKVLNLAQDGKFSTEPMCPPKDERNVELEQEEVRVGSEPCVVNRQEPLPGSLFFSQQLCVKEQHTLPSAIGSPLQVKNTKPPESPCNQEEDGLQSYSLVLTDKWNKEKVDAAQDKDVADTERSQFPLRRMVSHEFLEMRFKIQLLLEPQQYMAFLPHHIMVKIFGLLPTKTLAALKCTCHYFKFIIESYGVRPADSRWVSDPRYKDDPCKQCKKRYGQGDVSLCRWHHKPYCQALPYGPGYWMCCHGSQKDTPGCNVGLHDNRWVPTFHNMPVYKKARDGEEDSS from the coding sequence GATTGCTAACATGCACTTAAAGTCGTCATATCCAAAGTCCCAAAAGAAGGAACTTCAACTGGAGTCAAGCCATGAGAACACAAGAGGCCTTCATAGCCAAAAAGGGCCGTTCAGGACAGAGCATGCTTCCCTGGGAACCACACTCGGTAACACCAAAATTGCCCGACACCCCTTTGGGATCATCTCCACCAACACCCTTTGCAGCAGCAGTGCCATCCCATCAGTCACCAAGGTGCCTACAGAGTCATCATGTGAAACTAGGGTCTGGAATGGTAAGGCATCCTCTGTCAAGGTCTTCAATTCTTTACTACTGCTTTCTACTGTGTCAGAAAGTGACATGCGAATCTACTCAGGGCATGATGGCGAGGGGCCTTTGGACATCTGGGCTGTCatcaaacctggcaacacaaaggaaaaaatagcAATTTTTGCTGCACAGTGTGCTCATACTGGTGATACTGCTGGAGACCTCACCAGGACTGTGGGCAGGAACCTTGGTGTTCGGGCAGTGTCCATGAAGATCAAAAGTTGCTGGGAGGTGGAAGGGTCCATTGCTAAACGCCGGAAAtggtcttcaaatccagacagGCAACAGAGGCCAGAGCACCAAAAAATGTGGCGCGAGAGTGCAATTGAGCGGCTGTGCTTTGGTGAAATGATGGCTCCTCCAGCTGTCCAGTCTGAGGAACGGCATTGCAGAGAAGTTGAGGTTGATGGATCAGAGGGTGGCAGGACTCTTTCAGTGGTAGAAATAGTGGCAAATTTTGAACAGATGGCATGTGACCAGCAGGTGGACTTTTCTAAACCATGCCCCCTACGCAGTGCTTTACCAAAGGTGGGGTCATCACTGGCTGACCAACCAGGAAGACTCCCTCCTTTGGAAGACAGGATAGAGGAGGGCGAGTGCGTGCGGGTACTGGACATGGTGGCTAAGCTGGATTCCGAATGCCTGAAGCAGCAGTGTGAAAAAGAAGCTGGAAGCTTGTCACGCAACAACAGCCTGCGCAGGAGTGTGGGTCGGGTACTGCTGgcaggaaccggagcctgcaTAGCATCTGCACAGGGTCAGCCAGAACCTCTGCATGAACTGGGTGAAGGTTCAAAAGGCTGTGCAGAAGCTACTAGCTCTCAAATCCCTTCTGAGGCAACAATTGCAGATGGAGGGAAGGACTTTGGGCATGGTGTTCCTTTCAATGCTGCAGAGACCATGTTCTCCTGCAAGGTCCAGGGCTGTAAGGTGCTTAACCTGGCACAGGATGGAAAGTTTAGCACAGAGCCTATGTGTCCCCCAAAGGATGAGCGGAATGTGGAGCTTGAGCAGGAAGAGGTGAGGGTAGGGAGCGAGCCTTGCGTTGTCAATCGTCAGGAACCGCTCCCAGGCAGCTTGTTCTTCTCACAGCAATTATGTGTGAAGGAGCAGCACACTCTTCCTTCTGCCATAGGAAGTCCTCTCCAGGTAAAGAACACAAAGCCACCAGAATCCCCCTGCAACCAAGAGGAAGATGGCCTTCAGTCTTACTCTTTAGTGTTGACTGATAAGTGGAACAAAGAGAAGGTAGATGCTGCGCAGGACAAGGATGTTGCTGACACTGAGCGCTCCCAGTTTCCGCTTCGCCGCATGGTCTCCCATGAGTTCCTTGAGATGCGTTTCAAGATCCAGCTCCTTCTGGAGCCACAGCAGTATATGGCCTTTCTACCCCACCACATCATGGTGAAAATCTTTGGCCTCCTGCCCACCAAAACACTGGCTGCTCTCAAGTGCACCTGCCATTATTTCAAGTTCATCATTGAGAGTTACGGTGTGCGGCCTGCTGACTCTCGCTGGGTCTCAGACCCCCGCTACAAGGATGACCCCTGCAAGCAGTGCAAGAAGCGCTATGGCCAGGGTGATGTTTCCCTCTGCCGCTGGCACCACAAGCCCTACTGCCAGGCTCTGCCATATGGGCCAGGGTATTGGATGTGTTGCCATGGTTCCCAGAAGGACACTCCTGGCTGTAATGTTGGCCTTCATGACAACCGCTGGGTCCCCACCTTCCATAACATGCCAGTGTACAAAAAAGCCAGAGACGGCGAGGAAGATTCTTCATGA